The proteins below come from a single Nocardioides eburneiflavus genomic window:
- a CDS encoding MCE family protein, whose translation MKTKALGVVFLVLMLAAVWATYGVFTKKFSDYDEVTVQASRIGLQLPQRADVKIKGVIVGEVLDYEPTAEGAEITLGLYQDRTTDIPGDVTASILPKTLFGEKFVSLDVPDGGSSAAPIADGDVIRRTDLSIEVEQVLSDLYPLLRAVQPADLNMTLNAVATALEGRGERLGETIETLDRYLTRFNPELPALVEDLRLTAEVSDTYADVLPEVATILRNTITTTSTLEDREEKLKALFNDVSKFAAVADRFTRANGDNLVRLADLGAAQLEVFARYAPGYPCLLGGIVGAGKLQAEAFRGFTLHIVLETLPNQPRGYTAADAPVYGDKRGPYCGRLPSPPWSQSNPVTHQPDFVDGVDEPTGKGTSRVGPGWSGTSAGYVGGREETALLKGLLAPGLGVSADDVPDLGVLLVGPMARGAEVSLR comes from the coding sequence ATGAAGACCAAGGCGCTGGGAGTGGTGTTCCTCGTCCTGATGCTCGCCGCGGTCTGGGCGACGTACGGCGTGTTCACCAAGAAGTTCAGCGACTACGACGAGGTGACCGTGCAGGCGTCCCGCATCGGACTGCAGCTGCCGCAGCGCGCCGACGTCAAGATCAAGGGCGTCATCGTCGGGGAGGTGCTCGACTACGAGCCCACCGCCGAGGGGGCCGAGATCACCCTCGGGCTCTACCAGGACCGCACCACCGACATCCCGGGCGACGTGACGGCCTCGATCCTGCCCAAGACCCTGTTCGGCGAGAAGTTCGTCTCGCTCGACGTCCCCGACGGCGGCTCGTCCGCAGCACCCATCGCCGACGGCGATGTCATCCGGCGCACCGACCTCTCGATCGAGGTCGAGCAGGTGCTCAGCGACCTCTACCCGCTCCTGCGGGCCGTGCAGCCCGCCGACCTCAACATGACCCTCAACGCGGTCGCGACGGCGCTCGAGGGTCGCGGTGAGCGGCTCGGCGAGACCATCGAGACCCTCGACCGCTACCTCACCCGCTTCAACCCCGAGCTGCCCGCGCTCGTGGAGGACCTGCGGCTGACCGCCGAGGTGTCCGACACGTACGCCGACGTGCTGCCCGAGGTCGCCACGATCCTGCGCAACACGATCACCACCACCTCCACGCTGGAGGACCGCGAGGAGAAGCTGAAGGCCCTCTTCAACGACGTCTCCAAGTTCGCCGCCGTCGCCGACAGGTTCACCCGCGCCAACGGCGACAACCTGGTGCGGCTGGCCGACCTCGGCGCCGCGCAGCTCGAGGTGTTCGCCCGCTACGCGCCCGGCTACCCGTGCCTGCTCGGCGGCATCGTCGGTGCCGGCAAGCTCCAGGCCGAGGCGTTCCGCGGCTTCACACTCCATATCGTGCTCGAGACGCTGCCCAACCAGCCGCGCGGCTACACCGCCGCCGACGCACCCGTCTACGGCGACAAGCGGGGCCCCTACTGCGGCCGGCTGCCCAGCCCGCCGTGGTCGCAGAGCAACCCCGTGACCCACCAGCCCGACTTCGTCGACGGCGTCGACGAGCCCACGGGCAAGGGCACCAGCCGGGTCGGGCCGGGCTGGTCCGGCACCTCCGCCGGCTACGTCGGCGGGCGCGAGGAGACCGCGCTCCTCAAGGGTCTCCTCGCTCCTGGGCTCGGTGTCAGCGCCGACGACGTGCCCGACCTGGGCGTGCTCCTCGTCGGTCCGATGGCGCGCGGTGCGGAGGTGTCGCTGCGATGA
- a CDS encoding MlaE family ABC transporter permease yields the protein MALKDVYAKPLSSLDDLGGQLAFHLKVLRSVPRSVTHYPREIMRILAEVTLGSGALAVIGGTVGVIIGMTFFTGAQVGLSGYAALNQLGTAAFSGFVSAYFNTREIAPLVAGIALAATVGCGFTAQLGAMRISEEVDALEVMAIPSMPFLVATRVVGGLIAIIPLYVVGLLSSYFASRLVVTQIYGQSSGTYDHYFNAFLPPGDVLWSFGKVLVFAVTVILIHCYHGYNASGGPAGVGVAVGRAVRTSIVAINVLDLLLSMAIWGASTTVRLAG from the coding sequence ATGGCTCTCAAGGACGTCTACGCCAAGCCGCTCTCCTCCCTCGACGACCTGGGTGGCCAGCTGGCCTTCCACCTCAAGGTCCTGCGGTCGGTGCCCCGCTCGGTGACCCACTACCCCCGCGAGATCATGCGGATCCTCGCCGAGGTGACCCTCGGCTCGGGTGCCCTCGCGGTCATCGGCGGCACCGTCGGCGTGATCATCGGGATGACCTTCTTCACCGGGGCCCAGGTGGGCCTGTCGGGCTACGCCGCCCTCAACCAGCTCGGCACCGCGGCCTTCTCCGGGTTCGTCTCGGCCTACTTCAACACCCGCGAGATCGCTCCCCTCGTCGCCGGCATCGCCCTCGCCGCCACGGTCGGGTGCGGCTTCACCGCCCAGCTCGGCGCGATGCGCATCTCCGAGGAGGTCGACGCCCTCGAGGTGATGGCGATCCCGTCGATGCCCTTCCTCGTCGCGACGCGCGTCGTGGGGGGCCTGATCGCGATCATCCCGCTCTACGTCGTCGGCCTGCTGTCGTCCTACTTCGCCAGCCGGCTCGTCGTGACCCAGATCTACGGGCAGTCCTCGGGCACCTACGACCACTACTTCAACGCGTTCCTGCCGCCGGGCGACGTGCTGTGGTCCTTCGGCAAGGTCCTCGTCTTCGCCGTCACCGTCATCCTCATCCACTGCTACCACGGCTACAACGCCTCCGGCGGTCCCGCCGGCGTCGGCGTCGCCGTCGGGCGTGCCGTACGCACCAGCATCGTCGCGATCAACGTGCTCGACCTGCTGCTGTCGATGGCGATCTGGGGCGCGTCCACGACCGTGCGGTTGGCGGGGTGA